A window of Deltaproteobacteria bacterium contains these coding sequences:
- a CDS encoding GNAT family N-acetyltransferase — protein sequence MNAQGCCLVGHPDYYKKFGFKNMSGLVHEGVPQEVFFALPFDGHTPQGNVAFHEGFKADGQQEGAGDALQRA from the coding sequence ATGAATGCTCAAGGATGTTGTCTCGTGGGACACCCGGATTACTACAAGAAATTCGGGTTCAAGAACATGTCTGGACTTGTGCATGAGGGAGTGCCACAAGAGGTCTTCTTTGCTCTACCTTTCGACGGGCATACTCCGCAGGGCAATGTCGCTTTCCATGAAGGGTTCAAAGCGGATGGCCAACAAGAGGGTGCAGGCGACGCTTTACAGCGCGCCTGA